A genomic window from Lotus japonicus ecotype B-129 chromosome 1, LjGifu_v1.2 includes:
- the LOC130722801 gene encoding uncharacterized protein LOC130722801 encodes MSKWCYEALDKCLRDILRFTPGYDSSLPFGGKVVVLGGDFRQILPVIPRASGQDVISATINSSYLWPFCEVLCLTKNMRLLQGSSCSSASDIAEFSEWLLTIGDGKVGQPVNGESEIQIPDEILIKNSETGFEDLVNYTYPDLLRNMSNSEYFRERSILAPTIELVGKVNDYMMSRVSAEESEYLSSDSIYKEDGNVESELDAFSPEVLNAMNCSGLPPHKLSLKIGVPVILMRNIDQSNGLCNGTRLTVKRFGDHVIQCTVLTGTKAGSTVLIPRMTMNTNNTNLPFQFQRRQLPICVCFGMTINKAQGQTLGCVGLYLPRPVFSHGQLYVALSRVKSKQGLRILIENHDDLPSNTTINVVYEEVFDNITP; translated from the coding sequence ATGAGTAAATGGTGTTACGAGGCTTTGGATAAGTGCTTGAGAGACATTTTGAGGTTCACCCCAGGATATGACTCCAGCTTGCCGTTCGGAGGAAAAGTTGTGGTTCTGGGCGGTGATTTCAGGCAAATCTTACCTGTAATTCCAAGGGCATCCGGGCAAGATGTCATCAGTGCAACAATAAATTCATCCTATCTATGGCCTTTTTGTGAAGTTCTTTGTTTGACAAAGAACATGAGACTCCTGCAAGGATCTTCGTGCTCAAGTGCATCAGATATAGCAGAATTTTCAGAATGGTTGTTGACTATAGGTGATGGCAAGGTCGGACAGCCAGTTAACGGCGAATCAGAAATTCAAATACCAGATGAAATCCTTATAAAAAACTCAGAAACCGGTTTTGAAGACTTGGTCAATTATACCTACCCTGATTTGTTGCGTAACATGTCTAACTCTGAATACTTCAGGGAAAGATCCATTTTGGCCCCCACGATTGAACTGGTTGGAAAGGTCAATGATTACATGATGTCTCGGGTCTCGGCAGAAGAAAGTGAATACTTGAGCTCTGATTCAATATACAAAGAAGACGGCAATGTTGAGAGTGAGCTGGATGCATTTTCCCCCGAGGTATTGAATGCGATGAACTGTTCAGGACTGCCACCGCATAAGTTGAGTTTGAAAATTGGAGTCCCAGTAATATTAATGAGAAATATCGACCAGTCCAACGGATTGTGTAATGGAACAAGATTGACGGTGAAGAGATTTGGAGACCATGTCATTCAGTGCACCGTTCTAACTGGGACTAAAGCTGGATCTACTGTACTGATTCCTAGGATGACCATGAATACAAATAACACAAATCTACCGTTCCAATTTCAGAGACGGCAGTTGCCTATATGTGTCTGCTTCGGTATGACGATAAACAAAGCGCAGGGACAAACACTAGGGTGTGTTGGGTTATATCTTCCAAGACCGGTTTTTAGCCACGGACAATTATATGTGGCGCTATCAAGAGTCAAAAGCAAACAAGGGCTAAGGATCCTCATAGAAAACCACGACGATCTCCCTTCTAATACAACAATTAATGTTGTGTATGAAGAAGTGTTTGACAATATAACTCCATAA